Proteins encoded within one genomic window of Thunnus maccoyii chromosome 22, fThuMac1.1, whole genome shotgun sequence:
- the LOC121889369 gene encoding uncharacterized protein LOC121889369 isoform X2, which translates to MFQCLNLFVLVSLSVAVESLTGDVSKPYNLSVLWINDFEQQLSWAPPQNLPNCTLNYAVTASPKDETERQTSMVKDNQKRYHLVMNGGFLHFSVQARCGDGRESEWADHNITYQELVRNVDCSIRSSSKTNCSWQLASHAPDFSFFYRLVDESGGNEHTQLQECPSYTYTDGNRTGCDLQMKTKHAIMMVFNGTLNNKLVRNTFRIDDVTVRPPPLNWTVVEVGDTFNISWIPPDVRDDWWFIINYTECGENKSVTIKGKTSYQMPRVAHCQYHMAIKAVYKEHGTEWSDKKYFGADPDAVVYVVFILIPLMFAGLAVLAFVCCRRNKESIFPKVPEPRDLLSDISDNNNKITVRNLYVPAKEEEDCKITLVIDPQLSKSHS; encoded by the exons ATGTTTCAATGTTTGAATTTGTTCGTCTTAGTTTCCCTCTCTGTGGCCGTTGAATCCCTAACAG GCGACGTCTCAAAACCATACAATTTGTCAGTACTGTGGATTAATGATTTTGAACAACAGCTGTCCTGGGCACCACCACAGAATTTGCCAAACTGCACACTGAATTATGCAGTGACTGCCTCCCCAAAGGATGAAACTGAGAGACAAACAAGCATG GTGAAAGACAACCAAAAGCGATATCACCTTGTGATGAATGGAggatttctgcatttttctgttCAGGCTCGCTGTGGTGATGGTAGAGAAAGTGAGTGGGCTGACCACAACATCACTTACCAAG AGCTGGTGAGGAATGTGGACTGCAGCATCCGCTCCTCCAGTAAAACAAACTGCTCCTGGCAACTAGCCAGTCATGCTCcagatttcagttttttctatcg GTTAGTAGATGAGTCTGGAGggaatgaacacacacaattacaaGAGTGCCCATCGTACACTTACACAGATGGAAACAGGACTGGTTGTGATCTGCAGATGAAGACTAAACATGCCATCATGATGGTGTTTAATGGAACACTGAACAACAAGCTTGTCAGGAACACCTTCAGGATCGATGATGTAACAG TAAGACCTCCTCCCCTGAACTGGACAGTTGTTGAAGTTGGGGATACATTCAATATTAGCTGGATTCCTCCTGATGTCCGGGATGATTGGTGGTTCATAATAAATTACACTGAGTGTGGTGAAAACAAG AGTGTAACAATAAAAGGCAAAACATCATATCAGATGCCCCGGGTCGCACACTGTCAGTACCACATGGCCATTAAAGCAGTGTATAAGGAACATGGGACGGAATGGAGCGACAAAAAGTATTTTG GTGCAGATCCTGATGCAGTGGTGTATGTTGTATTTATCCTTATCCCACTAATGTTTGCTGGCCTGGCGGTGCTGGCTTTTGTTTGTTGCAGGAG GAATAAGGAAAGTATCTTCCCCAAAGTACCAGAACCTCGGGACCTCCTCAGCGATATTTCTGATAACAACAATAAG ATCACTGTCCGCAACCTGTACGTCCCAGCAAAGGAAGAAGAGGATTGTAAAATCACTCTGGTGATAGATCCCCAACTCAGCAAATCACACTCTTGA
- the LOC121889369 gene encoding uncharacterized protein LOC121889369 isoform X1, translated as MFQCLNLFVLVSLSVAVESLTGDVSKPYNLSVLWINDFEQQLSWAPPQNLPNCTLNYAVTASPKDETERQTSMVKDNQKRYHLVMNGGFLHFSVQARCGDGRRSEWADHNITYQELVRNVDCSIRSSSKTNCSWQLASHAPDFSFFYRLVDESGGNEHTQLQECPSYTYTDGNRTGCDLQMKTKHAIMMVFNGTLNNKLVRNTFRIDDVTVRPPPLNWTVVEVGDTFNISWIPPDVRDDWWFIINYTECGENKSVTIKGKTSYQMPRVAHCQYHMAIKAVYKEHGTEWSDKKYFGADPDAVVYVVFILIPLMFAGLAVLAFVCCRRNKESIFPKVPEPRDLLSDISDNNNKITVRNLYVPAKEEEDCKITLVIDPQLSKSHS; from the exons ATGTTTCAATGTTTGAATTTGTTCGTCTTAGTTTCCCTCTCTGTGGCCGTTGAATCCCTAACAG GCGACGTCTCAAAACCATACAATTTGTCAGTACTGTGGATTAATGATTTTGAACAACAGCTGTCCTGGGCACCACCACAGAATTTGCCAAACTGCACACTGAATTATGCAGTGACTGCCTCCCCAAAGGATGAAACTGAGAGACAAACAAGCATG GTGAAAGACAACCAAAAGCGATATCACCTTGTGATGAATGGAggatttctgcatttttctgttCAGGCTCGCTGTG GTGATGGTAGAAGAAGTGAGTGGGCTGACCACAACATCACTTACCAAG AGCTGGTGAGGAATGTGGACTGCAGCATCCGCTCCTCCAGTAAAACAAACTGCTCCTGGCAACTAGCCAGTCATGCTCcagatttcagttttttctatcg GTTAGTAGATGAGTCTGGAGggaatgaacacacacaattacaaGAGTGCCCATCGTACACTTACACAGATGGAAACAGGACTGGTTGTGATCTGCAGATGAAGACTAAACATGCCATCATGATGGTGTTTAATGGAACACTGAACAACAAGCTTGTCAGGAACACCTTCAGGATCGATGATGTAACAG TAAGACCTCCTCCCCTGAACTGGACAGTTGTTGAAGTTGGGGATACATTCAATATTAGCTGGATTCCTCCTGATGTCCGGGATGATTGGTGGTTCATAATAAATTACACTGAGTGTGGTGAAAACAAG AGTGTAACAATAAAAGGCAAAACATCATATCAGATGCCCCGGGTCGCACACTGTCAGTACCACATGGCCATTAAAGCAGTGTATAAGGAACATGGGACGGAATGGAGCGACAAAAAGTATTTTG GTGCAGATCCTGATGCAGTGGTGTATGTTGTATTTATCCTTATCCCACTAATGTTTGCTGGCCTGGCGGTGCTGGCTTTTGTTTGTTGCAGGAG GAATAAGGAAAGTATCTTCCCCAAAGTACCAGAACCTCGGGACCTCCTCAGCGATATTTCTGATAACAACAATAAG ATCACTGTCCGCAACCTGTACGTCCCAGCAAAGGAAGAAGAGGATTGTAAAATCACTCTGGTGATAGATCCCCAACTCAGCAAATCACACTCTTGA